From one Lolium rigidum isolate FL_2022 chromosome 4, APGP_CSIRO_Lrig_0.1, whole genome shotgun sequence genomic stretch:
- the LOC124706727 gene encoding UDP-glucuronic acid decarboxylase 2-like — protein sequence MASELTYRGGASPSAGAAGAGAYDAPKPASAKPLAWLPRAARYAAAEHRPVFALAGMLFAAAVFCFAAPSSPATAGAAGAGAYSSGGAAGVSSSLARFSVDPAAHNPARHFVGGKVPLGLKRKGLRVLVTGGAGFVGSHLVDRLVARGDSVIVVDNLFTGRKENVMHHFGNPNFEMIRHDVVEPILLEVDQIYHLACPASPVHYKYNPVKTIKTNVVGTLNMLGLAKRIGARFLLTSTSEVYGDPLQHPQVETYWGNVNPIGVRSCYDEGKRTAETLTMDYHRGANLEVRIARIFNTYGPRMCIDDGRVVSNFVAQALRKEPLTVYGDGKQTRSFQYVSDLVEGLMKLMEGEQIGPFNLGNPGEFTMLELAKVVQDTIDPNARIEFRENTQDDPHKRKPDITKAKELLGWEPKIALRDGLPLMVTDFRKRIFGDQDSAVTATGGQ from the exons ATGGCGTCGGAGCTGACCTACCGCGGCGGCGCGTCCCcgtccgccggcgccgccggcgccggcgcctacGACGCGCCGAAGCCCGCCAGCGCCAAGCCGCTCGCGTGGCTGCCCCGCGCCGCCCGCTACGCCGCGGCCGAGCACCGCCCGGTCTTCGCCCTCGCCGGCAtgctcttcgccgccgccgtcttctgCTTCGCCGCCCCCTCCagccccgccaccgccggcgccgccggcgccggcgcctactcctccggcggcgcggcgggcgtTTCCAGCTCGCTTGCCCGCTTCTCCGTCGACCCCGCCGCGCACAACCCCGCCCGCCACTTCGTGGGCGGCAAGGTGCCCCTGGGCCTCAAGCGCAAGGGCCTCCGCGTCCTCGTCACCGGCGGCGCCGGCTTCGTCGgcagccacctcgtcgaccgccTCGTCGCGCGCGGCGAcagcgtcatcgtcgtcgacaacctcttcACGGGACGCAAGGAGAACGTCATGCACCACTTCGGCAACCCAAACTTCGAGATGATCCGCCACGACGTCGTCGAGCCCATCCTCCTCGAGGTCGACCAGATCTACCACCTCGCATGCCCCGCCTCACCCGTACACTACAAGTACAACCCCGTCAAGACAATC AAGACCAATGTGGTTGGTACACTGAACATGCTCGGATTGGCAAAGAGGATCGGAGCGAGGTTCCTCCTCACCAGCACCAGTGAGGTCTATGGTGATCCCCTCCAGCACCCGCAAGTGGAGACCTACTGGGGCAATGTCAACCCCATTG GTGTCAGGAGCTGCTACGATGAGGGCAAGCGTACAGCTGAAACATTGACCATGGACTACCACCGAGGTGCCAACCTTGAG GTTAGGATTGCTCGGATCTTCAACACATATGGCCCACGTATGTGCATTGACGATGGCCGTGTTGTCAGCAACTTTGTTGCTCAG GCTCTAAGGAAGGAGCCTTTGACGGTTTATGGTGATGGCAAGCAGACCAGGAGTTTCCAATACGTTTCTGATCTG GTTGAGGGGTTGATGAAGCTGATGGAAGGGGAGCAGATTGGGCCATTCAACTTGGGTAACCCTGGCGAGTTCACCATGCTGGAGCTGGCCAAGGTTGTCCAGGACACCATTGACCCAAATGCGCGGATTGAGTTCCGTGAGAACACTCAGGACGACCCGCACAAGCGCAAGCCAGACatcaccaaagccaaggagctcctcgGGTGGGAGCCAAAGATCGCCCTCCGTGATGGTCTACCCCTCATGGTCACTGACTTCCGCAAGCGGATCTTCGGCGACCAAGATAGTGCCGTCACCGCCACTGGAGGCCAATAA
- the LOC124706728 gene encoding caffeoylshikimate esterase-like yields MDVEYHEEYVMNPRGVQLFTCGWLPASSSPKALVFLCHGYGMECSVFMKACGVQLAAAGFGVFGIDYEGHGKSTGARCYIQKFDHLVTDCDRFFKSICDMEEYRRKSRFLYGESMGGAVALLLHRKDPTFWDGAVLAAPMCKISEKVKPHPVVVTVLTQVEELIPTWKIVPTKDVIDSAFKDPVKREKIRKNKLIYQDKPRLKTALELLRTSMDVEDSLSEVKMPFFILHGKADTVTDPEVSQALYERATSADKTIKLYPGMWHGLTAGEPDDNVELVFADIVAWLKERSQDGRVRAPSEPATYQQVSCEFSNIDSNSTLIRSQPQGRQRGCFPCGQCRM; encoded by the exons ATGGATGTGGAATACCACGAG GAATATGTGATGAATCCCAGGGGGGTGCAGCTCTTCACGTGCGGGTGGCTGCCCGCTTCTTCCTCGCCCAAGGCGCTCGTCTTCCTTTGCCATG GGTATGGAATGGAATGCAGTGTCTTCATGAAAG CATGTGGGGTCCAGTTGGCCGCGGCGGGGTTTGGTGTGTTCGGCATCGACTACGAAGGCCATGGCAAGTCCACGGGTGCCAGATGCTACATCCAGAAGTTCGACCACCTCGTCACGGACTGCGACcgtttcttcaagtccatctgcg ACATGGAGGAGTACAGAAGGAAAAGCCGGTTCCTGTATGGTGAGTCCATGGGCGGCGCCGTTGCTCTGCTGCTGCACAGGAAGGACCCGACCTTCTGGGATGGCGCCGTCCTCGCGGCCCCAATGTGCAAG ATATCAGAGAAGGTGAAACCGCATCCCGTGGTGGTCACCGTCCTGACGCAGGTGGAGGAGCTCATCCCGACGTGGAAGATCGTCCCGACGAAAGACGTCATTGACTCGGCATTCAAGGATCCTGTCAAGCGCGAAAAG ATCAGGAAGAACAAGCTCATCTACCAGGACAAGCCACGGCTCAAGACAGCGCTGGAGCTGCTGAGAACCAGCATGGATGTCGAAGACAGCTTGTCGGAG GTGAAGATGCCCTTCTTCATCCTGCACGGCAAAGCCGACACGGTGACCGACCCGGAGGTGAGCCAGGCATTGTACGAGCGCGCCACCAGCGCAGACAAGACTATCAAGCTTTATCCAGGAATGTGGCACGGCCTCACCGCCGGTGAGCCTGACGACAATGTGGAGCTGGTCTTTGCTGACATCGTCGCCTGGCTCAAGGAGCGCAGCCAGGATGGTCGGGTAAGAGCTCCGTCAGAACCTGCAACTTACCAACAGGTGTCCTGTGAGTTCAGCAACATTGACAGCAACAGCACTTTGATACGCAGCCAGCCTCAGGGTCGGCAGCGAGGCTGCTTCCCCTGTGGGCAATGTAGAATGTAA